Part of the Sphingobacterium sp. LZ7M1 genome, GGACAAGCAGTTCTTCTTCGGTAACAATTGATGTCACAGCCCCTGATGAAAAAAAGGAGCATAGCGTATATGCAAGTGCTGAAGAATTGGACAAGATCCAGGCAGATCTGATGAACCTGCCGAAGTTCAAAGGAAAAAAGATCATGATGCACCAGGACCTATATTTCTTTGATTTCCAAGGTGGCCGAATCAGCATCAAGATACAAGATCCCGATAAGCCCGAAAACATCGATACCTATACCTACTCAAAGGGGATGTGGTTGGATCCTACTCCTGTAAAGATTTCAGGAAACATAAAGATGGTCGATCTTTTGTACCCATTGGATAAAGTTAAGTTTTCTACCGTAAAGAAAATCCACGATACCTTGATTGAAGAAGCCAAGGATATTGAGGGCGGTACCCCTTCAGACCATATCTATTTTGTCCACATGAAGGTTGCCAATATGGATGTGACGCATTGGTATTCTTCCATCTCTGGAGCTAGAAAAGATGTTTACCTCTACTTTGACGTGGATGGTAATTTGACCGAGAGAAGGTAGAAGGCCTTTTCTCTCTGCACCCCCATATGAAAGGATCATTGCTTAAGCTTAGGTCCTTCCTTCATTAAACTGGAATAGGAAAGGCTGAAAGCAGATAAACTTTGATACCCTACTTTATAGGCAATCTCCGTCAGGGTATATTTCCTGGTATCGAGAAGTTCGATACTCTTTAATATCCGCACTAACTGCAAATATTTCTGCAATGTAATACCTGTTTCTTTCTTAAAGACCCTTTGCAGGGTCCTGACCGATAGGTTTGCCATTTCCGCCAAGGCATGGATATCAAAACTGAACTTATAGTTGCTATTGATGTAATTACATAGCGGGATCAACCTTTCATCAGAAGGAACTGGGATTTCTAGGGCCATGCTCTCTTCGCAAAAGTTAGGCAGGCTGTATAATAAAGCTTTCAAAAAGAGCTTTTGTTCCATGTCGATATCAAGTACCCTATTCCATTTTGATGCATATAGCAACATTTCCTTTAACACTGCTGGCGCTGGAAAAACATGGGTCTTCCTGAAAAAATCCCCTTTTGGAACCTCCTTAAAAAGAACTGACATCAAATTCACCGAACTTGACTCCGTGGTTGTTTTATGAGGTTTTGCGCTGGGAATCCAGATGATATGGTTTTGGGGAACTAAATAGATCTTTTTGTCAATATGGAAATACTGATACCCCTCAGTCACATAGTTTAACTGAAAACTGAGGTGCTGATGCTCTTTATCATCATGTTTCCATTGCGCATCATACCATACATAGGTATCAGCACTGATATTATCTACGTATTCCCCGATCTGTTTATCCGGATGACCTAGCTTTTCCATGTCGTTGTATATGTAGTAAATGGCAAAGTTAATAAAAACGACAAGCTTATCTTTGTGGCCAAGATCAGATACAAGTAAAATCATGGACGAAAAAATGCAACAAAATCATACGACAAGGAATTCATGGTTGGGAATATTGCTCATCATTTGGGTAGGCAGCAACCTTAGATCGCCTATAACTGCCGTAGGTCCCATCTTGGATGAAATCAAATCGGCAATGGATCTGGATAATATTCAGGCCAGCTTTCTGACCTCCATTCCGCTCATCGTATTTGCATCTTGTTCTATTTTGGTGAGTAAAGCCACTGAAAAACTAAATATCCGGCATGGCCTGATCTATTCCTTAGCGATCTTGATTTTAGGATTGTATTTAAGGGTAGCAGGGAGTGTCACAACCCTTTATTTGGGCTCAGTTTTAATAGGTTTAGGAATATGCGTGGGTAATGTTTTGACTCCTGCCTATATCAAGAATGAGTTCCCTGCAAAGATCGGGCTAATGACCGGTATCTTTTCGGTTTCCATGAACTTGGTGGCAGCCCTGGCTTCAGGCTTTAGTATTTCCATCGGAGAATGGACCGGTGCCGGCTGGAAAGGATCCCTGTCGGTCTGGATCGTTGTCGCGGTCATAGCTTTATTGATTGTAATTGCTGAATTATTTTGGGGCAAAAAACCAGTAAACCGGCAAGTAAATACCTCGGAAAACATAAAGTTCAATATATTCCGTTCCAAACAAGCTTGGAACATAAGCCTATTTATGGGCTTGCAATCTTTAGTTTATTATTGCCTGGTCGCTTTTCTACCGACCGTACTGATGGAATATGGAATGAGCAAATCCGCTGCAGGCTGGGTGTTTTCCATCCTTCAGTTGGCGATGCTGCCCGTTATGCTCATCAGTCCAATTGTTGCCAGTAAGATGAAAGATCCTAAATCGATGATCTATTTAATCGGAGTTCTCTACTCTGCCGGTATACTCATGCTGTTGTTACTGAAGGATCAATACATCTATTTTACGGCCATACTATTAGGGGTAGCAGGAGGCCTGGCATTTAGTTTAGCTATTTTGTTTCTGTCCTCAAGGAGCAAAACCATGGTCGGCACCATAAAGATTTCAGGGAAGGCACAGTCTATTGGCTACCTGATTGCAGCCTTTGGCCCACCCCTGTTTGGCAAGTTGCACGATTATGCCCTCTCTTGGTCCTATTCATTTTATTTCCTGTTATTGGTGATTGTACTGATGACGGTGTTTGGTAGAAGGTCGGCCAGGCCAAGGTTTGTGGAAGAGCATTAAGCTGGATAGCAAAAAAGCAACTCAATGAGTTGCTTTTTTTGTAGCCCCGAGCAGAATCGAACTGCTATCAAATGTTTAGGAAACATCTATTCTATCCGTTGAACTACAGGGCCGTGCTGCAAAACTAATATTTTATGGACTTAGAGCAAATTTTATTTTCAACTGATTGTATTTAGGTCTATTAAAAATATACTTAACTGTCAAACCTACCTTTCTGCCCATCAAAATATTTTTCCCTGCCCAGCCGATCAAATAATCCCCTGACAATCAAAAAGAAGGCTATTTGTGATATAAATCATTCTTATATGTGATACTGGTTTTAAATAGATAAAACCGATAGTTAATAAGTATTATCGATTATTTTTAGGCGTTAAAAAGTGTATCTTTGTACTACAAAAAAGAAAAGAAAATTATTATGAGTTTTACAGGTAAAAATTTCCCGAACATTACAGTAGATGCAATTGACTATTTAGGCGACAATTTCACTTTGAATTTGTTCGAAAAAGCACAACAAGAGAACAAGAAGATCTTATTATTTTGGTATCCAAAAGACTTCACTTTCGTTTGTCCTACAGAGTTACACGCATTCCAAGAGGCTGTTGCTGAATTCGAGAAAAGAAACACTATCGTAATCGGTGCATCATGTGACTCTGCAGAGGTTCACTTTGCATGGTTGAACACTGCAAAAGACAACGGCGGTATCGAAGGTGTTGAATACCCGATCATTGCTGATACTAACCGCAACCTATCTAGCGTATTAGGTATCTTAGAAATGAAAGAGGTTGAACACCCTGAATACGGAACTCTAGTTGAAGGTTCTGCGGTATCTTACCGTGCTACTTACTTGATCGATGAGACTGGTAAAGTATTCCACGAGTCAGTAAATGATATGCCTCTAGGCCGTAATGTAAAAGAATACATCCGTTTGATCGATGCTTATACGCACGTTCAGAAACACGGTGAAGTGTGCCCAGCAAACTGGGAAGAAGGTAAAGAAGCGATGAACGCTACACGTGATGGCGTTGCTTCATACTTGTCACACAATTAATATTCCCCCATACTGAAAGAGGAGGGACAACCTCCTCTTATTTTTTCAGATCAACTCTTAAATCAAAAATCATGTTAGAAGAATTAAGCTCAGACAATCTACAAGAGGTCATCGACAGCAATGATACGGTGATGGTTCAATATGCTGCTTCTTGGTGTGGTAACTGCCGCATTATGAAGCCTAAGTTCAAAAAATTAGCAGGAGAAAACGACAACGTGAAATTTGTAATCGTAGATGCAGAAAAGTTCCCAGAATCAAGGAAACTTGCTAATGTAAACAACTTACCAACTTTCGCTGCTTTTAAAGGCGGAAAGTTGATCAATCAAGTACAAACAAATAAAATCGAAGGATTAACAGAACTATTAAATGAAGTTACCAATAATTAAACATCTTACGGAATTTATAGCCGAAAACGACGCAGACTTCGTATTGGAAACAATCGAAACCTTGGAATCGTTGACCGAAGTCTCTCAATTGAAAGACGAAGAGCTAGATGTAATTGGTGAATTGATCTCCAATATGTACGGCGCCATCGAGGTCAACAAATTGGTTCAAGAAGGAATGCCACAAAAAGAAGCCCTGAACACCTTTATGAAGCGTGTTTTAGGCTCCATTGACAAGTAATTCGCATAAACAATCATAAGGTCAAGCTATTGACCACATTTTTCTTTTCCACAAAAGCCTGTGCATAACTGTGTTTTTGTGGAAAAGTTTTTTATAAATACCGCGACTAATCAAATTGATTTATATTACTTTTATATTTATTAAAGGTTAGACCAAAATAAAGCGCATCATCCTGCTAAAAATTAAACCAACGGAATTAATACCAAGGTTTAAAGTCGAAGATTTTTAATTGTTGGTAAAAGGAATCAAATTATTTTGATTCCTTTTATTTTTTTACACGAATCTTATTACTTTTAAGGATGATTCACAGATTCTTAGGCCTAATCTTCCTATTCCTATCATCTTTTTCGGTTGCTTTTGCACAGCAGAGCAATTCGGCTTCCTTAATTAAGCTCAAGATCGATAAACTTGGAACACTAGGTACCGCGCTTTATTTCGCGGCCCACCCAGATGATGAAAACACCAGGCTCATTGCCTATTTAGCCAATGACCGCAAATATAGAACTGCATATCTTTCCCTGACCCGTGGTGACGGCGGACAAAACTTGCTAGGGACAGAACAAGGAATTGAACTTGGTCTGATCCGTACTCAGGAATTATTGGCTGCCCGCGCTATCGACAAAGGGGAACAATACTTCAGTGCGGCCTACGATTTTGGCTTTTCCAAAACGCATGAAGAAACGTTCAGCTTCTGGAAAAAGGAGGATATCCTCCGCGAAGCGGTCTATATGATCCGTAAGCTCCAACCGGATGTGATCATAAACCGCTTTCCACCGGATAGCCGTGGCGGCCATGGACATCACCAGGCTTCTGCCATCCTGGCCAAGGAGGCCTACGAAGCAGCAGCAGATCCCAACAGCTTTCCCGAACAGCTGAAAGAACTGAAACCATGGAAAGCCAAGCGTATTGTCTGGAATACCGCCAATTTTGGAGGCATGAACAATACATCGGATGAGCAACTGAAAGTCGTTCTGAATGACTACAACCCTTTATTGGGCTATTCATATGGTGAAATATCTGCCATGAGCAGATCCCAGCACAAAAGCCAAGGTTTTGGTGCTGCCTCCAACCGAGGTAAAACAACCGAGTATTTTGACCATGTCGCTGGCGAAAAAGCAACAAAAGACCTATTTGAAGGCATCAACACAAGTTGGGAGCGCCTAGGCGAACCCGTGAAGAACATCGAGACCAAGATCCAATCTATACAGAGCGCTTTTAATATCAACCATCCTGAAAAATCAATCCAGGAATTGGTAGCCCTGCATCAATTGGTTAATGCATTGAAGCCTTCTGTATACAGGGATCAGAAAATCAAGGATATTGAAGACATTATCCTATCCTCTGCCGGCATAGTTGCAGAATCCATTGCCTCCAAGCCGAATTTTGTGGTTAATCAAGCTTTTTCTGTAAACAATGAAATCATCAAGAGAGCCGCAGATGTAGCGGTAAAATTGATTTCCATTGATGGCAAACGGATAGAAGAAACTCTTCCTGCCAATGAAACCAAAAAATACGCTTCTGAAAAGAAGGTTGACCATTGGACACAGCCCTATTGGTTAGAAAAGCCAAACTCATTAGGCAAGTTTGACATAGAAGACCGTAATTTTGGAAACCCTGAAAACACAAATAATCCGCAGACTAAGTTTGTAATCGAGGTTGATGGCTTGGCCATAAACGTTGACAAGCCCGTGGAATACCGATATGTAGATCCCGTACAAGGCGAAATCTATCAGCCAGTCTCCATATCACCAGTCCTTACCGCGGCGATCAGCTCATCACAAGCCCTGCTGCAAACGGGTGATAAGAAAACCATTAGTTTAACCATCAGCAACAACAGTGAGCAGCCCCAAAAAGCGGAATTAAGCTTTAAGCAGTCTGATGGCTTAAATATTGTTCCTAACAAGGCATCCATTGACATCCCTGAACATGGTCTGGTCGTTAAGACATTCGAGATCTCTAATCCCAAAAATACAGCTAGCAGTGAGGTCCAGCCCCTACTGAATGGTGAGCTAATCTATGGTTTCAAAAAAATTGCCTACCAGCATATTCCAGATATCACCTGGTTTCCGGCAATCAACCTAAAAGTTAAAGCGCTGGAAATTAACAATCCATTGAAAAAAATTGGCTATATTCATGGTGCGGGGGATCTGGTTCCCCTAGCATTGGAAAACATTGGCATTCAGGTCGACCTATTGAACAGTGATCTGCTTGCCAGCACTAACTTAAAACAATACGATGCTATCATAGTGGGAATTAGGGCCTATAACGTTAGTCCGAATACCAATCAATGGTTGCCGATCCTATTGGATTATGCAGAACAGGGCGGAACGGTCTTGGCACAATATAACGTGAATTCCAGGATGAGTACCAATAAATTGGGTCCCTATCCATTTGAAATCAATCGCGAAAGGGTAACCGAAGAGGATGCAAAAGTAACCTTTACGGATCCAAATGACCCCATCCTGAATTATCCCAACAAAATTACAGACAAGGATTTTGAAGGTTGGGTACAGGAACGAGGTCTTTATTTTGCAACCAATATATCCCCAGAATACCGCACTCCTTTGAGTATGGCAGACAAAAACGAAGAGCAAAACAAGGGGTCCCTATTGGTAGCGAATTATGGAAAAGGGAAGTTTGTCTATGCACCTTTGGCCTTTTTCAGACAATTGCCGGCAGGAGTTCCCGGAGCTACTAGATTATTTGTAAATTTGCTGGCTAAGAACGAAAAAAATTAATAAATATAATGGAAAATCAAATCGAAAACTCTAACGAAATCAACGTAAAAGGCATCATCTTATTAGTAGGTACTATCTTAGGTGCACTTACTGCTTGGGTTGCAAGTGGTACATTTTTATCCTTAATTGCTGGACTTATCGGTGGTTTTATTTTTGCAATCATCTTCATTTCCGCTTTATTGCCACAAAAATCGCATGACAGATAAAGGACTACCGCCATTCGTACGAAGCTGGAGACAATTCTATTGGATTATTGTCATCTGGTTAGTCGTTTGCATAGTTCTAATGTATATTTTTACTAGATATTTTGGATGAGTAGTATCGATTGGATAGTACTCATCCTTACCTTGCTTTCCATAGTGGTCTATGGGATTTACAAAAGCAAGAACGTCAAAACCATTGACGGCTATATCCTCAGTGACCGCTCCTTACCTTGGTACACCGTAGGACTCTCCGTAATGGCAACCCAGGCCAGTGCCATTACCTTCCTCTCCGCGCCTGGACTTGCTTACTCTTCTGGAATGAGCTTCGCCCAGTTCTACTTTGGACTGCCTTTGGCCATGATTGTCCTCTGTATCACCTTCGTCCCGATCTTCCATAAACTCAAGGTCTATACGGCCTACGAATTCTTGGAAAAAAGATTTGACATCAAGACCCGGGTCCTGACCGCATCCCTTTTCCTTATCCAGAGAGGGATCTCTACAGGTATCACCATCTTCGCTCCGGCCATTATCCTCTCCACCATCCTGAATATCGACTTGGTGATGACCACCATCGGCATCGGTACTTTAGTGGTAATATACACGGTATACGGCGGCACAAAAGCGGTATCATACACTCAGCTCTTACAGATGTCCATCATATTCGCCGGCCTGCTATTGGCGGGAGTCTTGGTGGTCCATCTTCTGCCTGAGGACATAGGATTTAAAGAAGCCCTACACATTGCCGGAAAGTCCGGAAAAGCAAATGCCATTGACTTTAAGTTTGACCTGGACAATCAGTATACCGTCTGGACCGGATTGATCGGTGGTTTCTTTTTGCAGCTATCTTACTTCGGAACTGATCAGAGCCAGGTGGGACGTTATTTGACAGGATCATCGGTAAAAGAGAGCAGATTGGGATTGCTGATGAATGGATTGCTTAAAGTGCCTATGCAGTTCTGTATCCTCTTGATCGGTATCTTGGTCTTTGCGTATTATCAGTACCATACCCCACCCCTATTCTTTAATGAGCAAGTCATTGAAAAACTGGAAAACAGCTCCCATAAACAGGAGTATGAGGATATCAAGCAAAGACATGAACAGTTAAGCCAGGAAAAAACCGTTTATATCAATCAGCTGACCAGTGCATTGAAGGAAAAGCAAGATGATAAAATCGACGATGCCAGGATCAACCTACAACAATTCAATGAAAAAGACCAGGGATTGAGAACCGAATTGGTGGACCTGATCAAGAAAAACGATCCAAATGCGGACACCAATGACACGAACTATATCTTTCTAAGGTTTGTTACCGATACTTTCCCTAAAGGCTTGATAGGCCTATTGATCGCCATTATCTTCCTAGCTTCCATGGGAGCAACGGCCAGTGCCATCAATTCACTTTCTTCAACAACAGTGATCGATATCTATAGACGCTTCGTAAAACGGGATGCCAACGATGCCCATTATTTAAAGGCTTCGCGTATCAGCACCTTATTCTGG contains:
- a CDS encoding MFS transporter, with the translated sequence MDEKMQQNHTTRNSWLGILLIIWVGSNLRSPITAVGPILDEIKSAMDLDNIQASFLTSIPLIVFASCSILVSKATEKLNIRHGLIYSLAILILGLYLRVAGSVTTLYLGSVLIGLGICVGNVLTPAYIKNEFPAKIGLMTGIFSVSMNLVAALASGFSISIGEWTGAGWKGSLSVWIVVAVIALLIVIAELFWGKKPVNRQVNTSENIKFNIFRSKQAWNISLFMGLQSLVYYCLVAFLPTVLMEYGMSKSAAGWVFSILQLAMLPVMLISPIVASKMKDPKSMIYLIGVLYSAGILMLLLLKDQYIYFTAILLGVAGGLAFSLAILFLSSRSKTMVGTIKISGKAQSIGYLIAAFGPPLFGKLHDYALSWSYSFYFLLLVIVLMTVFGRRSARPRFVEEH
- a CDS encoding peroxiredoxin, which codes for MSFTGKNFPNITVDAIDYLGDNFTLNLFEKAQQENKKILLFWYPKDFTFVCPTELHAFQEAVAEFEKRNTIVIGASCDSAEVHFAWLNTAKDNGGIEGVEYPIIADTNRNLSSVLGILEMKEVEHPEYGTLVEGSAVSYRATYLIDETGKVFHESVNDMPLGRNVKEYIRLIDAYTHVQKHGEVCPANWEEGKEAMNATRDGVASYLSHN
- a CDS encoding AraC family transcriptional regulator codes for the protein MEKLGHPDKQIGEYVDNISADTYVWYDAQWKHDDKEHQHLSFQLNYVTEGYQYFHIDKKIYLVPQNHIIWIPSAKPHKTTTESSSVNLMSVLFKEVPKGDFFRKTHVFPAPAVLKEMLLYASKWNRVLDIDMEQKLFLKALLYSLPNFCEESMALEIPVPSDERLIPLCNYINSNYKFSFDIHALAEMANLSVRTLQRVFKKETGITLQKYLQLVRILKSIELLDTRKYTLTEIAYKVGYQSLSAFSLSYSSLMKEGPKLKQ
- a CDS encoding sodium:solute symporter, whose amino-acid sequence is MSSIDWIVLILTLLSIVVYGIYKSKNVKTIDGYILSDRSLPWYTVGLSVMATQASAITFLSAPGLAYSSGMSFAQFYFGLPLAMIVLCITFVPIFHKLKVYTAYEFLEKRFDIKTRVLTASLFLIQRGISTGITIFAPAIILSTILNIDLVMTTIGIGTLVVIYTVYGGTKAVSYTQLLQMSIIFAGLLLAGVLVVHLLPEDIGFKEALHIAGKSGKANAIDFKFDLDNQYTVWTGLIGGFFLQLSYFGTDQSQVGRYLTGSSVKESRLGLLMNGLLKVPMQFCILLIGILVFAYYQYHTPPLFFNEQVIEKLENSSHKQEYEDIKQRHEQLSQEKTVYINQLTSALKEKQDDKIDDARINLQQFNEKDQGLRTELVDLIKKNDPNADTNDTNYIFLRFVTDTFPKGLIGLLIAIIFLASMGATASAINSLSSTTVIDIYRRFVKRDANDAHYLKASRISTLFWGIFTIGIALYSSQLGNLLEAVNILGSLFYGTILGIFLVAFYIRRIGGKAVFWSAVITEVIVIGIWQMNVVAFLWLNLIGCVLLILIGLILQYFMGSTPKKDIEPTQV
- a CDS encoding PIG-L family deacetylase; translation: MIHRFLGLIFLFLSSFSVAFAQQSNSASLIKLKIDKLGTLGTALYFAAHPDDENTRLIAYLANDRKYRTAYLSLTRGDGGQNLLGTEQGIELGLIRTQELLAARAIDKGEQYFSAAYDFGFSKTHEETFSFWKKEDILREAVYMIRKLQPDVIINRFPPDSRGGHGHHQASAILAKEAYEAAADPNSFPEQLKELKPWKAKRIVWNTANFGGMNNTSDEQLKVVLNDYNPLLGYSYGEISAMSRSQHKSQGFGAASNRGKTTEYFDHVAGEKATKDLFEGINTSWERLGEPVKNIETKIQSIQSAFNINHPEKSIQELVALHQLVNALKPSVYRDQKIKDIEDIILSSAGIVAESIASKPNFVVNQAFSVNNEIIKRAADVAVKLISIDGKRIEETLPANETKKYASEKKVDHWTQPYWLEKPNSLGKFDIEDRNFGNPENTNNPQTKFVIEVDGLAINVDKPVEYRYVDPVQGEIYQPVSISPVLTAAISSSQALLQTGDKKTISLTISNNSEQPQKAELSFKQSDGLNIVPNKASIDIPEHGLVVKTFEISNPKNTASSEVQPLLNGELIYGFKKIAYQHIPDITWFPAINLKVKALEINNPLKKIGYIHGAGDLVPLALENIGIQVDLLNSDLLASTNLKQYDAIIVGIRAYNVSPNTNQWLPILLDYAEQGGTVLAQYNVNSRMSTNKLGPYPFEINRERVTEEDAKVTFTDPNDPILNYPNKITDKDFEGWVQERGLYFATNISPEYRTPLSMADKNEEQNKGSLLVANYGKGKFVYAPLAFFRQLPAGVPGATRLFVNLLAKNEKN
- a CDS encoding co-chaperone YbbN, whose product is MLEELSSDNLQEVIDSNDTVMVQYAASWCGNCRIMKPKFKKLAGENDNVKFVIVDAEKFPESRKLANVNNLPTFAAFKGGKLINQVQTNKIEGLTELLNEVTNN